CATAATTCCGCCCGGCTGCGTCCCCGGACGGAATCTATCCTGCGCGGCCTGGGATTCAAAGACAGGGATTTTGACCGGGATTGCGGAGAATTTTCCGGCGGCTGGCAAATGCGCATCGCATTGGCCAAACTGCTGCTCCGGGAACCTGAAGTGCTGCTTCTGGACGAACCTACCAACCATTTGGACATCCAGTCCCAACGGTGGATGGAACAGTACCTGCGCTCCTACCGGGGTGCTATTATCCTCATCTCCCACGATGTCGCGCTGCTGGATTCCCTGGTTTCCCGTACGATTGCTTTTTACCACGGCCGTGCGGAGGAGTACGCGGGCAATTTTTCCTATTTCCTGAAGGAAAGCGTGCTGCGGAAGGAGATTCTGCTGCGCCAGAAAAAAGCCCAGGAACGGGAGATCGCCAAAACGAAGGAGTTTATTGACCGTTTCCGTTATAAAGCCACCAAGGCTTCCCTGGTGCAGTCCCGCATCAAGCAGCTGGAAAAAGTGGAGCTGATTGAGGTGGAGGAGGATGACGCCGTCATGAACTTTCACTTTCCTGCCCCTCCAGCCGGCGCCCATTCTGTAGTCAGGCTGGAAAAGGTTTCCAAGCATTACGGCCCCGTTGCCGTTTTTGAGGATGTGGATTTTGAAATCGTAAAAGGGGACCGCATTGCCATTGTAGGAGTAAACGGGGCAGGGAAATCCACATTTTCCCGCCTTATTTCCGGCGGAGAGGCCCCCAGCTCCGGCAGCGTGACCATGGGACGCCATACGCAGGTAGCTTTTTTCTCCCAGACGCATGCTGACGACCTGGATCCGGAGAAAACGGTTCTGGAATGCGTGGAAGTTGCCGCCACGCGGGAATCTGCGCCCATGGTCCGGAATCTGCTTGGCTGTTTCCTGTTCCGGGGGGATGACGTGCACAAGCGCGTTGGCGTGCTTTCCGGGGGCGAACGCTCCCGTGTGGCGCTGGTGTGCATGCTGTTGCATCCGGCCAATTTCCTGATTCTGGATGAACCGACTAATCATCTGGACATCCAGTCCCAGCAGGTGCTTCAACAGGCCCTGTCCGAATATCCGGGTTCCTACTGCATCGTTTCCCACAACCGCAGTTTTTTGGATCCCATCGTGACGAAAGTTCTGGAATTTGTCCCGGGAGAAAAACCGCGCGTGTACCTGGGCAACGTTTCTGATTATTTGGAAAAGGTGGAGCGGGATCAGGCCTTGGCCGCCGCCGCCTCACCCTCTTCCGGAACGGCGGAACCGGGAGCCGGGCTGGACCGCAAGGCACGCAGGCGCATGGAGGCGGAAATCCGCCAGAAGAAGACGCGCCTGCTGCGTCCGCTTCAGGAGAAACTGGAGCTGCTGGAAGAAGAAATAGCGCGACTGGAAACGGAAAAAACGGAAATTACTACTCAGTTGGAACGTCCGGAAATAGCGGCTGATACGGAAGCCGTCATGGAGCTTACCTCCCGTTTCCAGCAGACGGACCGGCAGCTGGAAACCTGTTTTACGCAATGGGCAGATCTTTCGGAAAAGATTGAAGAGACGGAAGCGCGCATTCAAAAAGAGGCGGAAAGAAGCGTTTCCGGGAGCTGAGAGGATTTTCTTCAGGAAACTTTGTTGTTGCCGGATATCTAATCCGGAGACAATCTTTTCCGCAACGTGATAAATGAATGTTTGTCCGTTGCGGGAAATCATAAGTTTGACATGTCCTGAAAGCGGTTTCCGTCCATTTTCCTGCAAGGGGGGAAATATCGAAAACCGGAACGGGAAAAATCAGATTTCTTTCAGGATGGCCTTTTCTTCCCGCTTTTCCGTGTTTTTTTTCTGTA
This region of Akkermansia muciniphila genomic DNA includes:
- a CDS encoding ABC-F family ATP-binding cassette domain-containing protein gives rise to the protein MVLAVQNLRVQYGARVLFNDLSFTVEDGERIALAGHNGAGKSTLMKCIAGLNEPDSGSIIKSRHSQVGYLPQEGIHIRGRKLIDEAMSAFADLMDLQERIDALTREMAGLDPRSAAYSEVLNEIGELELVLHAHNSARLRPRTESILRGLGFKDRDFDRDCGEFSGGWQMRIALAKLLLREPEVLLLDEPTNHLDIQSQRWMEQYLRSYRGAIILISHDVALLDSLVSRTIAFYHGRAEEYAGNFSYFLKESVLRKEILLRQKKAQEREIAKTKEFIDRFRYKATKASLVQSRIKQLEKVELIEVEEDDAVMNFHFPAPPAGAHSVVRLEKVSKHYGPVAVFEDVDFEIVKGDRIAIVGVNGAGKSTFSRLISGGEAPSSGSVTMGRHTQVAFFSQTHADDLDPEKTVLECVEVAATRESAPMVRNLLGCFLFRGDDVHKRVGVLSGGERSRVALVCMLLHPANFLILDEPTNHLDIQSQQVLQQALSEYPGSYCIVSHNRSFLDPIVTKVLEFVPGEKPRVYLGNVSDYLEKVERDQALAAAASPSSGTAEPGAGLDRKARRRMEAEIRQKKTRLLRPLQEKLELLEEEIARLETEKTEITTQLERPEIAADTEAVMELTSRFQQTDRQLETCFTQWADLSEKIEETEARIQKEAERSVSGS